In a single window of the Sediminicoccus sp. KRV36 genome:
- the ffh gene encoding signal recognition particle protein, translating to MFETLGNRLQGVFDRLRGRGALSEADVNDALREVRVALLEADVALSVVKDITARVRERAVGQEVIRSIQPGQQVVKIVNDALVEALGGNDPGPRGISLEAAAPVAILMVGLQGSGKTTTSGKIALRLKGRERKKVLLASLDVHRPAAQLQLAQLAERAEVTSLPIIAGQTPLQIAERAMDLGRRELYDVVILDTAGRLSIDDALMDEVAAVKAAVTPHETLLVVDAMTGQDAVNTARIFNERLGISGIVMTRVDGDARGGAALSMRAVTGAPIKLLGAGEKLDALEDFHPDRIANRILGMGDIVSLVERAVENIDQAEAEKLAARMQKGQFSLEDYASQLKQIGKMGGMSGLMGMLPGIAKVKAQLQDANLDTGMLRRQAAIIGSMTVGERRKPEIIKASRKRRIAAGSGASVQEVNRLLKQFEDMRDMMKRMNKMGQKGMMRGGLAALMPQGRRPF from the coding sequence GTGTTCGAGACGTTGGGCAACAGGTTGCAGGGAGTGTTCGACCGCCTGCGCGGCCGTGGCGCCCTGTCCGAAGCCGACGTCAATGACGCACTGCGCGAAGTCCGCGTGGCCCTGCTGGAAGCTGATGTCGCCCTCTCGGTCGTGAAGGATATCACGGCCCGCGTGCGCGAACGGGCTGTGGGCCAGGAGGTGATCCGCTCGATCCAGCCCGGCCAGCAGGTCGTGAAGATCGTCAATGACGCGCTGGTTGAAGCGCTGGGCGGCAATGATCCCGGGCCGCGCGGCATCAGCCTGGAAGCCGCCGCCCCCGTCGCCATCCTGATGGTCGGCCTGCAAGGCTCGGGCAAGACGACGACCTCGGGCAAGATCGCGCTGCGCCTGAAGGGGCGGGAGCGCAAGAAAGTGCTGCTGGCCAGCCTCGACGTGCACCGCCCCGCCGCCCAGCTCCAGCTGGCGCAGCTGGCCGAGCGGGCGGAAGTCACCAGCCTGCCGATCATCGCCGGTCAGACGCCCTTGCAGATCGCCGAGCGCGCCATGGATCTGGGCCGGCGCGAACTTTATGATGTCGTGATCCTCGATACCGCCGGCCGCCTCTCGATCGACGATGCGCTGATGGATGAGGTGGCCGCCGTGAAGGCCGCCGTCACGCCGCATGAGACGCTGCTCGTCGTAGATGCGATGACCGGCCAGGATGCCGTCAATACCGCGCGCATCTTCAATGAACGGCTGGGGATCTCCGGCATCGTGATGACGCGCGTGGATGGCGATGCGCGCGGTGGCGCGGCCCTCTCCATGCGGGCCGTCACCGGTGCGCCCATCAAGCTGCTGGGTGCGGGCGAAAAGCTCGACGCGCTCGAGGATTTCCACCCCGACCGCATCGCCAACCGCATCCTGGGCATGGGCGACATCGTCTCCCTCGTCGAGCGGGCGGTGGAGAATATTGACCAGGCCGAGGCGGAGAAGCTCGCGGCCAGGATGCAGAAGGGGCAGTTCAGCCTCGAAGACTATGCCAGCCAGTTGAAGCAGATCGGCAAGATGGGCGGGATGAGCGGCCTGATGGGCATGCTGCCGGGCATCGCCAAGGTGAAGGCGCAGCTTCAGGACGCCAATCTGGACACCGGCATGCTGCGCAGGCAGGCCGCCATCATCGGCAGCATGACGGTGGGTGAGCGCCGCAAGCCCGAGATCATCAAGGCGTCGCGCAAGCGGCGCATCGCGGCCGGTTCGGGCGCCTCCGTGCAGGAGGTGAACCGCCTGCTCAAACAATTCGAGGACATGCGCGACATGATGAAGCGCATGAACAAGATGGGCCAGAAAGGGATGATGCGCGGCGGGCTCGCCGCGCTCATGCCTCAGGGCCGCCGACCTTTTTAG
- the rpsP gene encoding 30S ribosomal protein S16: MGLKIRLARAGAKKRPYYHIVVADSRSPRDGRFIEKLGSYNPMLPAEHADRLRLQEERIKEWLAQGALATDRVAKFLGRAGLMEMPAIPTQPIQSAPKKKAQERAAANAAR; the protein is encoded by the coding sequence ATGGGCCTGAAGATTCGCCTTGCCCGCGCCGGCGCCAAGAAGCGCCCCTATTATCACATCGTGGTGGCCGATAGCCGCTCGCCGCGCGATGGTCGCTTCATCGAGAAGCTGGGCAGCTACAACCCCATGCTGCCGGCCGAGCATGCCGACCGCCTGCGCCTGCAGGAGGAGCGCATCAAGGAATGGCTCGCCCAGGGCGCCCTGGCGACCGACCGCGTGGCGAAGTTCCTGGGCCGCGCCGGCCTGATGGAGATGCCCGCCATCCCGACGCAGCCGATCCAGTCGGCGCCGAAGAAGAAGGCGCAGGAACGCGCCGCAGCGAACGCCGCGCGCTGA